One genomic window of Onychomys torridus chromosome 19, mOncTor1.1, whole genome shotgun sequence includes the following:
- the Slc22a1 gene encoding solute carrier family 22 member 1: MPTVDDVLEQVGEFGWFQKQAFLLLCLISASLAPIYVGIIFLGFTPDHYCQSPGVAKLSQRCGWSLAEEMNYTVPGLGSADEASFLSQCMQYEVDWNQSTLDCVDPLSSLAANRSHLPLSPCQQGWVYDTPGSSIVTEFNLVCGDSWKVDLFQSCVNLGFFLGSLVVGYIADRFGRKLCLLGTTLVTSLSGVLTAVAPDYTSMLLFRLLQGMVSKGSWVSGYTLITEFVGSDYRRTTAILYQMAFTVGLVVLAGVAYAIPHWRWLQLAVSLPTFLFLLYYWCVPESPRWLLSQKRTAQAVRIMEQIAQKNGKLPPADLKMLCAEEDISEKQSPSFADLFRTPNLRKHTLILMYLWFSCAVLYQGLIMHVGATGGNLYLDFFYSSLVEFPAAFIILATIDRIGRIYPMAVSNLVAGAACLVMIFIPHELHWLNVTLACLGRMGATIVLQMVCLVNAELYPTFVRNLAMMVCSALCDLGGIFTPFMVFRLMEVWQALPLILFGVLGLTAGVMTFLLPETKGVALPETVEEAENLRRRKSKAKENTIYLQVEKGKSPGP, encoded by the exons ATGCCCACCGTGGACGATGTTCTGGAGCAGGTTGGAGAGTTTGGCTGGTTCCAGAAGCAAGCCTTCCTGTTGCTGTGcctcatctctgcttccttagcTCCCATCTATGTGGGCATCATCTTCCTGGGCTTCACTCCTGATCATTATTGCCAGAGTCCTGGGGTAGCCAAGCTGAGCCAGCGATGTGGCTGGAGCCTAGCAGAGGAGATGAATTACACTGTGCCGGGCCTGGGGTCTGCGGACGAGGCCTCCTTCCTCAGCCAGTGCATGCAGTATGAGGTGGACTGGAACCAGAGCACCCTTGACTGCGTGGACCCACTGTCCAGCCTGGCTGCCAACAGAAGCCACTTGCCACTGAGCCCCTGCCAGCAAGGCTGGGTGTACGACACTCCCGGCTCCTCCATCGTCACTGAG TTTAACCTGGTGTGTGGAGACTCCTGGAAGGTAGATCTTTTTCAGTCCTGTGTGAACCTGGGCTTCTTCCTCGGCTCCCTGGTTGTGGGTTACATCGCGGACAG GTTTGGCCGTAAGCTGTGCCTCCTGGGAACTACTCTGGTCACCTCCCTGTCAGGCGTGCTGACGGCTGTGGCCCCAGACTATACGTCCATGCTGCTCTTTCGCCTGCTGCAGGGCATGGTCAGCAAGGGCAGCTGGGTGTCAGGCTACACCCTGA TCACGGAGTTTGTCGGTTCCGACTACAGAAGAACGACGGCAATCCTGTACCAGATGGCCTTCACGGTGGGGCTAGTGGTGCTTGCCGGCGTGGCCTACGCCATTCCGCACTGGCGCTGGCTCCAGCTGGCCGTCTCCCTGCCCACCTTCCTCTTCTTGCTGTATTACTG GTGTGTGCCAGAGTCCCCCCGATGGTTGTTGTCCCAGAAGAGAACCGCCCAAGCAGTAAGGATTATGGAACAAATTGCTCAGAAGAACGGGAAATTGCCCCCGGCTGACCTGAAG ATGCTCTGCGCGGAGGAAGACATCTCAGAAAAGCAGAGTCCTTCATTTGCAGACCTGTTTCGCACTCCCAACCTGAGGAAACACACCCTCATCCTCATGTATCTATG GTTCTCTTGTGCGGTGCTGTACCAGGGCCTCATCATGCACGTGGGGGCCACGGGTGGGAACCTCTACCTAGATTTCTTTTACTCTTCCCTGGTGGAATTCCCTGCGGCCTTCATCATCCTTGCCACCATTGACCGCATTGGCCGCATCTACCCAATGGCCGTGTCAAATCTGGTGGCAGGGGCAGCCTGCCTCGTCATGATTTTTATCCCACATG AGCTGCACTGGTTGAATGTCACTCTTGCTTGTCTGGGCCGTATGGGAGCCACCATTGTATTGCAGATGGTCTGCCTGGTGAATGCTGAGCTGTACCCTACATTTGTCAG GAATCTTGCGATGATGGTGTGCTCTGCCCTGTGTGACCTGGGTGGGATCTTCACCCCCTTCATGGTGTTTAGGCTGATGGAAGTTTGGCAAGCCTTGCCCCTCATTCTCTTTG GAGTTTTGGGCCTGACTGCTGGGGTCATGACATTCCTTCTTCCAGAGACAAAGGGTGTGGCTTTGCCTGAGACTGTTGAAGAAGCAGAGAACCTACGGAGGAG GAAATCAAAGGCCAAAGAGAACACGATTTATCTTCAGGTCGAAAAAGGCAAATCCCCAGGTCCCTGA